The following are from one region of the Lacinutrix sp. Bg11-31 genome:
- a CDS encoding uracil phosphoribosyltransferase, which produces MKDLFYAIQDFFVNVAFAPLDMLRALELENWFAANSLNWLFVIIAGVAMVYWMLQLKKFDSNNEEDKSISSHSYL; this is translated from the coding sequence ATGAAAGATTTATTTTACGCTATACAAGACTTTTTTGTAAATGTTGCATTTGCACCTTTAGATATGCTTAGAGCATTAGAATTAGAAAACTGGTTTGCAGCAAACAGTCTTAATTGGCTATTTGTAATTATTGCAGGAGTAGCAATGGTTTACTGGATGTTACAATTAAAGAAATTTGACAGCAATAACGAAGAGGACAAAAGCATCTCTTCGCATTCTTACTTATAA
- the upp gene encoding uracil phosphoribosyltransferase produces the protein MHIHNLSEENSILNTFISELRDVNIQKDSMRFRRNIERVGEILGYEMSKSFDYNSKKITTPLAETEVQAINNNVVLCSILRAGVPLHNGLLNYFDKAENAFISAYRHHLENPETFEIIVEYLACPSLEGKTLILADPMIATGQSLLATFQALKPFGTPKEIHLAAVIGAQEGVDFVAKNFPENTHLWIATIDKGLNSKGYIVPGLGDAGDLAFGVKLQH, from the coding sequence ATGCATATTCATAATTTATCTGAAGAAAATTCAATTTTAAATACATTTATTTCTGAATTACGAGACGTCAACATTCAAAAAGACAGTATGCGCTTTAGGCGAAACATAGAGCGTGTAGGTGAAATTTTAGGTTACGAAATGAGTAAGTCTTTTGACTATAACTCTAAAAAAATCACGACTCCTTTAGCTGAAACTGAAGTACAAGCAATAAACAACAATGTAGTATTGTGCTCTATTTTAAGAGCAGGAGTACCTTTACATAATGGTTTATTAAATTATTTTGATAAAGCTGAAAATGCTTTTATTTCTGCTTACAGACATCATTTAGAAAATCCAGAAACATTTGAAATTATTGTAGAATATCTTGCTTGTCCAAGTTTAGAAGGCAAAACTTTAATTCTTGCAGATCCTATGATTGCCACAGGACAATCTCTACTTGCTACTTTTCAAGCTTTAAAACCATTTGGAACTCCAAAAGAAATACATTTAGCTGCTGTAATTGGAGCGCAAGAAGGTGTAGATTTTGTTGCTAAAAATTTTCCAGAGAACACACATTTATGGATTGCAACTATAGATAAAGGCCTTAATAGCAAAGGTTACATTGTACCTGGTTTAGGTGATGCAGGAGATTTGGCTTTTGGTGTAAAACTACAGCATTAA
- a CDS encoding phenylacetate--CoA ligase family protein — protein sequence MEKITSLNINEKEDYIFKKRATIVDYHLKHNSFYKSFIANANVKNWSDIPVLTKRDLQQPLKNRLSKGYSAKNCQVNNTSGSSGYPLSFAKDKFCHALSWAVFMDRYSWYDINLNTSKQARFYGIPLDKMSYYKERLKDKLGNRFRFSVFDMSDDQLSRNVNLFSKSNYEHLYGYSNALILFGKYLEREHIVLKDKCKSLKLCITTAETLFERDKKMLETQFGIPVINEYGCAELGLIAFQNKKNEWLINCDDLYVEILDDNDNILKHGEKGRIVITSLYNKAHPFIRYDLGDIGTLSKNSTLSKPILESLTGRTNDTLNLPSGKTAAGLTMYYVTKTVIEDAAKIKEFMLEQFKLDTFKMSYVAEDVLTEVQKLAIKKALDNYLEPGLTVSFERKVSLERAKSGKVKQFISYVE from the coding sequence TTGGAAAAAATTACGTCATTAAATATTAATGAAAAAGAAGATTATATTTTTAAGAAAAGAGCAACGATTGTAGATTACCATTTAAAACATAATTCATTTTACAAATCGTTTATAGCTAATGCTAATGTAAAAAATTGGAGTGATATTCCTGTTTTAACTAAACGAGATCTACAGCAACCCTTAAAAAATAGACTATCAAAAGGTTATTCGGCTAAAAACTGTCAGGTTAATAACACTTCTGGCTCTTCTGGTTATCCGCTTTCTTTTGCTAAAGATAAATTTTGTCACGCGCTTTCTTGGGCAGTTTTTATGGATAGATACAGTTGGTATGATATAAATTTAAACACTTCTAAACAAGCTCGTTTTTATGGGATTCCTCTAGATAAGATGAGCTACTATAAGGAAAGGCTAAAAGATAAGTTAGGTAACCGTTTTCGGTTTTCGGTTTTTGATATGAGTGATGATCAACTCTCAAGAAATGTTAATTTATTTAGTAAATCTAATTATGAACATCTCTATGGTTACTCGAATGCATTAATACTTTTTGGAAAATATTTAGAGCGAGAACATATTGTTTTAAAAGATAAATGCAAAAGCCTAAAATTGTGTATTACAACTGCAGAAACTTTGTTTGAAAGGGATAAAAAAATGCTAGAGACTCAATTTGGTATTCCTGTAATTAATGAATATGGTTGCGCGGAATTAGGATTAATTGCCTTTCAAAATAAAAAAAACGAATGGCTTATTAATTGTGACGATTTATATGTTGAAATTTTAGACGATAACGATAACATTTTGAAACATGGAGAAAAAGGAAGGATTGTTATTACTTCTCTCTACAACAAGGCACATCCTTTTATTCGCTACGATTTAGGTGATATTGGCACGCTTTCAAAAAACAGCACTTTAAGTAAACCGATATTAGAATCTTTAACAGGAAGAACTAACGATACTTTAAACTTACCAAGTGGAAAAACAGCTGCTGGTCTTACTATGTATTACGTTACAAAAACGGTTATCGAAGATGCTGCAAAAATAAAAGAGTTTATGCTTGAGCAATTTAAACTTGATACGTTTAAAATGAGCTATGTTGCTGAAGATGTACTTACTGAAGTTCAAAAATTAGCCATAAAAAAAGCCTTGGATAATTATTTAGAGCCTGGTTTAACGGTTAGTTTTGAAAGAAAAGTAAGCTTAGAACGTGCTAAAAGCGGTAAAGTGAAGCAGTTTATTTCTTATGTAGAGTAA
- the purD gene encoding phosphoribosylamine--glycine ligase, translating into MNILILGSGGREHTIAWKLAQSNNCSNLYVAPGNSGTAAIATNVPVSVTDFQAIKEIVLNNHITMVIVGPEDPLVLGIHDFFLEDEMLKNVAVIGPQKAAAELEGSKEFAKEFLFRHNIPTAAYQSFNVNTVEDGYAFLETLNPPYVLKADGLAAGKGVVILEDIDEAKAELKAMLVDAKFGSASTKVVIEEFLDGIELSCFVLTDGKNYKILPTAKDYKRIGEGDTGLNTGGMGAISPVPFADDVFMSKIKERVVIPTINGFQKDNLPYKGFVFIGLIKVGDDPFVIEYNVRLGDPETEVVLPRLKNDLVEVFQAVANQTLDKINIEIDERAATTVMLVSGGYPEAYEKGKEISGIENIEGSIVFHAGAQLKDNKVVTSGGRVMAITSYGKTYQEAIKKSYQNIEKLHFDKMNYRKDIGFDL; encoded by the coding sequence ATGAATATTTTAATACTAGGTTCTGGAGGAAGAGAACATACCATCGCTTGGAAACTTGCACAAAGTAACAACTGTAGCAACTTATATGTGGCTCCAGGGAACTCTGGAACAGCAGCAATTGCAACTAATGTACCTGTTAGTGTAACAGATTTTCAAGCCATAAAAGAAATAGTATTAAATAACCATATAACTATGGTTATTGTTGGTCCAGAAGACCCTTTGGTATTAGGTATTCATGATTTCTTTTTAGAAGACGAAATGCTTAAAAACGTTGCCGTTATTGGGCCTCAAAAAGCTGCGGCAGAACTAGAAGGAAGTAAAGAGTTTGCAAAAGAGTTTTTATTTAGGCACAATATTCCAACTGCTGCTTACCAAAGTTTTAATGTAAACACAGTAGAAGATGGTTATGCCTTTTTAGAAACGCTAAACCCACCTTATGTATTAAAAGCCGATGGTCTAGCTGCAGGAAAAGGAGTAGTTATTTTAGAAGATATAGACGAAGCGAAAGCAGAATTAAAAGCCATGCTTGTTGATGCTAAATTTGGTAGTGCAAGCACCAAAGTAGTTATCGAAGAGTTTTTAGATGGTATAGAGTTGAGTTGTTTTGTGTTAACAGATGGTAAAAATTATAAGATTTTGCCAACTGCGAAAGATTATAAGCGTATTGGTGAAGGCGATACAGGTTTAAATACTGGCGGAATGGGAGCTATTTCTCCTGTACCTTTTGCAGACGACGTTTTTATGTCTAAAATAAAGGAGCGCGTTGTTATCCCAACCATTAATGGGTTTCAAAAAGATAACCTTCCTTACAAAGGTTTTGTTTTTATAGGTTTAATAAAAGTAGGAGACGATCCTTTTGTTATAGAGTATAATGTACGTTTAGGTGACCCAGAAACAGAGGTGGTTTTGCCACGTTTAAAAAATGATTTAGTTGAAGTTTTTCAAGCTGTTGCTAACCAAACTTTAGACAAAATAAATATTGAAATAGACGAGCGCGCTGCTACAACAGTTATGCTAGTATCTGGTGGTTATCCTGAAGCATACGAGAAAGGAAAAGAGATTTCTGGTATAGAAAATATTGAGGGTTCTATTGTTTTTCATGCTGGAGCTCAACTTAAAGACAATAAAGTTGTAACTTCTGGAGGACGCGTTATGGCTATTACTAGTTATGGTAAAACGTACCAAGAGGCCATAAAAAAATCTTATCAAAATATAGAAAAACTACATTTTGATAAGATGAATTACCGAAAAGATATTGGTTTCGATTTATAA
- a CDS encoding DUF6427 family protein, producing MITSIFSKSRPINFLIVFSLSLFALLVAIYKHNDFTFTLVTAAKLAAVFLCCFSSVLLVDFIVAKNSLSAKGNTELLLFSVFLLAIPQVFLDWEIVLSNFLVLLALRRIISLRTQNEHIKKLFDAGFLIGLASLFYFWTLLFFILIFVALLFYAESEIKKWIAPFLGLLAIAMISIGLSIIINDDFVSLLNISPAVGFNFTAYNSVQFIVVITMLLSFGLWASIFYLKDIKKKMKTFRPAYKVVFVAFVISTILIIIAPKKDGSEFLFLFAPLSIIISNYIETIEEKWFKIIFVLLLLVIPFVLLML from the coding sequence ATGATTACAAGTATTTTTAGTAAATCTAGGCCAATTAATTTTTTAATTGTCTTTTCGCTGTCCTTATTTGCGTTACTTGTAGCTATTTATAAGCACAACGATTTTACTTTTACGCTAGTTACAGCTGCTAAATTAGCAGCTGTTTTTCTATGTTGTTTTTCATCTGTTTTGTTGGTAGACTTTATAGTTGCTAAAAACTCACTATCTGCAAAAGGTAATACAGAACTACTACTGTTTAGTGTGTTCTTACTCGCTATTCCACAAGTGTTTTTAGATTGGGAAATTGTATTATCTAATTTTTTAGTACTTCTAGCTTTAAGGAGAATTATTAGTTTAAGAACACAAAATGAGCATATAAAAAAGTTGTTTGATGCAGGTTTTTTAATTGGCTTGGCAAGCCTGTTTTACTTTTGGACGCTCCTTTTTTTTATATTAATTTTTGTTGCACTTTTATTTTATGCAGAGTCTGAAATAAAAAAATGGATTGCACCATTTCTTGGTTTACTAGCAATAGCCATGATATCGATTGGTCTTTCTATAATAATAAACGACGACTTTGTTTCTTTATTAAACATAAGTCCAGCAGTTGGCTTTAATTTTACGGCTTATAATTCTGTTCAGTTTATTGTTGTAATAACCATGTTGTTATCTTTTGGTTTATGGGCTTCAATTTTTTATTTAAAAGATATTAAAAAGAAAATGAAAACCTTTAGGCCAGCTTACAAGGTTGTATTTGTGGCCTTTGTTATTTCGACAATTTTAATTATTATCGCACCAAAAAAAGATGGAAGTGAATTCTTGTTTTTATTCGCTCCTTTGTCTATTATTATTTCAAACTATATTGAAACCATTGAAGAAAAATGGTTTAAAATAATCTTTGTTCTTTTGTTATTAGTCATTCCGTTTGTGTTATTAATGCTGTAG
- a CDS encoding glycosyltransferase family 2 protein: MKALVSIITPLYNAEAFISETIRSILNQTYTNWELLLIDDCSTDNTISIINDFIFENQNITVVKNETNQGTAISRNKGIMAAKGDYIAFLDADDLWKPQKLEKQIAFMENENCDVCFSSYEQIDENGKPLNKLVNALPSLTYKKYLKSNYIGNLTGVYNAKTLGKITSPNLRKRQDWLLWLSAIKTSGKPARSVQESLAFYRVRNNSISSNKIELLKHNYWVYKKGLGFSAVKSMYCMLVFLWEHFFVKSKQTVTLHKK, encoded by the coding sequence ATGAAAGCACTCGTTTCTATAATTACACCACTTTATAATGCGGAAGCATTTATTAGCGAAACCATTCGGTCTATATTAAACCAAACTTATACCAATTGGGAGCTGCTTTTAATAGATGATTGTTCCACAGACAATACAATAAGTATAATCAATGATTTCATTTTTGAAAACCAGAATATTACCGTTGTTAAAAATGAAACTAATCAAGGAACAGCAATTTCTAGAAACAAAGGTATAATGGCTGCAAAAGGCGACTATATAGCTTTTTTAGATGCAGACGATCTTTGGAAACCCCAAAAGCTAGAGAAGCAAATAGCCTTTATGGAAAACGAAAATTGTGATGTCTGTTTTAGTAGCTACGAGCAAATAGATGAAAACGGAAAACCTTTAAACAAGTTGGTGAATGCATTACCTAGTTTAACCTACAAAAAATATTTAAAAAGTAATTATATTGGTAATTTAACAGGAGTCTATAATGCAAAAACGCTAGGCAAAATAACATCGCCTAACTTACGTAAACGTCAAGATTGGTTATTATGGTTAAGTGCTATAAAAACCTCTGGAAAACCAGCTAGAAGTGTTCAAGAATCACTAGCTTTTTATCGTGTTCGCAACAATTCAATATCTTCTAATAAAATAGAATTATTGAAACACAATTATTGGGTTTATAAAAAAGGCTTAGGTTTCTCTGCAGTTAAATCAATGTATTGTATGCTTGTATTTCTTTGGGAACATTTTTTTGTAAAAAGTAAACAAACCGTTACTCTACATAAGAAATAA